A segment of the Streptomyces pactum genome:
ACGGGGGCCGACGTCCAGGACGAAGCAGGTCCGCGGCGAGGCCGCCGCCCGGGACTGCAGCGCCGCCCGGCCCTCCGACAGGCCCAGTCCGGTGTAGGCCTCCCGCTCCAGCGCCACGACGGCGTCCCAGTCCCCGTCCTCGATACGGCGTACGCGCACGGTGTCATCCATCGGCGGCGTCCCCTTCCGGGCGGCCCGCCCAGGCGTACGGGAGCGGTGCGAAGCCGTTGAAGCCGAGGGTGGTGTAGCTGGTCGCGTAGGCGCCGCTGGAGAGCACCCAGACCGGATCGCCCGAGGCCAGCGCCGCGGGCACCGGGACCAGCGCCTCCTCGTGACAGTAGGCGTCGTCGCTGTCGCAGGTGGGTCCGGCGACGACGGCCGGGACCCGGGGACCGTCGGTGTGCCCCGGGAAGACCAGCCGGTACTGAAGCGCGTCCATCTCGTACAGGCCGTTGAACTTCCCGCAGCTCAGGTACAGCCAGTACCGCGGCTCGCCGTCCGCCCCACGGCGCTCGGTGAGGCGGGCGACGTGCGCGCGGATCGCCCCGTGGTCGGCGACGAGGTGCCGGCCGGGTTCGATGACGAAGTCCAGGGGGGCGCCGTGGATGCGGCGCAGTTCGGCCGCCCCCTCGCGGATCACCGCGAAGATCTTGTCCAGCGGTGGGTCGAGGGGCGTGCCGTGCCGGTCGCGGTAGCCGAGCGCGGGCAGGCCGCCGCCGAGGTTGACGTGGTCGACGCGGATGCCGCGCCGGCCCAGGGCGCGCAGGGTGCCGCCCAGGTCCTCCAGGGCGGCGTGCCACGCCTCGCCCGTCATCTGCTGGGAGCCGACGTGCACGGACAGTCCCGCCGGGACCAGCCCCGCCTCCCGGGCCCGTTCCATGACGTGGACGGCGTCGCCGGGTGGGCACCCGAACTTGTGGCTCAGGCCCCATACGGCGCCCGTTCCGCCGGTCGCCACCCGGCAGAAGACGCGGGCACCGGGGGCGTGGACCGCGAGGGCGGCCACGTCCTGGGGGCTGTCCGTCGCGAAGGTGCGGATGCCGAGACGGTGGGCGTCGGCGATGTTCCGGTCGGACTTGACGGTGTTGCCGTAGTGCACGCGCCCGGCCGGCACTCCGGCCCGCAGCGCCTGCGCCACCTCGCCGGGGCTCGCCGCGTCGACGCCGGCGCCCCTGCGTGCCAGGGCGGTCAGGACCTCGTCGACCGGGCAGGCCTTCATGGCGAACCGGACCCGCACGCCGGGCAGTTCGCGGCGCAGGGTGTCGTAGCGCCGCTCGATGCCGGCGAGGTCGTACACGAGCCGGTCCTCGGTGGTGGCGGCGAGGGCGGCGGCCAGGGGTGCGCTGACATCCTCGGTCATCGCCGCGCTCACTGAGGCCGCCCGGGCGTCAGGACGAGGGGGGTGGTCCTGGCCGCCGCCACCAGACCCTCCCACGCCTCCGTCAGCAGCGCGAAGTCCGCCATGTCGTCGCGCGCCTCGTCCAGGAGTCGCTCGCGCCGGCCGGCCAGGAGGCCGGCCACGTCGGCGTACGGGCCGCCGAGCCGCCGGTAGGCGGTGTCGAGGGCGTCGAGCCGGCGGGCGTTCTCCGCGAGGTCCAGGCCGGTGCTCTCGCGGGCCAGGGCGGCGACGGCCAAGGGGCGGGCCCGGCCGTGGCCGTCGAGCAGCGTGTCGCCGGCCTCGGCCATCCGGTCGTAGACGAAGTGGAAGTGGAGCATCGACAGCAGGAACTTGGCGAAGCGCATCTGGTAGGCGAGGAAGCCGCGACCGGTCCGGCGTTCACCGGTGTGGTAGTTGACGATGTTCCGGTTGTGCAGCACGCCGGGCAGCCGGGCGTCGTGGACCAGGTGGATCAGGAAGTAGTCGCTGCCGATGGTGTCCCTGGCGGGTGGCAGCGGCACCCGTTCGCTGACGGTGTCACCGTGGAAGGCGATGTTGCACATGTCCACCCGCATCGGGTCGACCAGTGCCAGCAGTGAGTGGTCGGCCTCGAACGGGGCGGTGCCCGCTCCGCGGAAGGACTCCTCGACCAGTTCCCGTTTCCGCTCGGCGGACCAGTGCTCGGGCGCCCAGAGGGAGACGACGTCGTGGTAGGCGCCGGGATCGGCGTCGCGTATCCGCCCGACGTCCACGGAGAGTTCGCCCACGAAGGAGCTGCCCACCATGGCGACCGGCCGGTCCAGGAGCGAGACGGGCAGGGCCGATTCGGTGACGTCGGGCAGTGCGTCGGCGGCGCGTCGGCCCAGTGACAGCAGTTCGTGGTGGACGGGGAAGACCGTGGCGCCGTCCAGGCTCTGGTACCGGCTGTCCGAGTCCCTGCGGTGGACGGACTCGCAGCCGAGCGCCGCCGCGATCAGGAAGGCTCGGTCGGTGCAGGCGCCGTAGGACAGGCCGTCCGGGAGCATGAGGTCGAGGAGCAGGTCGGGCTTGGCGCTGCCGGAGTGTGCCGTCACCCGTGCCAGGAAGTCGCGCTGGGCGGCCTCGTCGAGGTGGTGCGCGGTGATCCGGGGGTGCGCGGGCAGGCGCCGTACGGCCTCGGCGTGCGCGGCGTGGACGGGTGGCGGGCAGGAGTCGAGGACCAGCAGGTGGACCTCGACGCCGAAGTGGTCGGCGGCGTAGGCCGCTTCCGCACCGAGGGCGGCGATGGTGTCCGGGCAGGGCCGGTTGGTGGGAAGGGTCAGGCAGATGCTGCGCATGCGGCTTCCCCGGTGGCCTCGTCGGTCGCCTCGCTCCTGTCGGTGCCGGCCCCGTCGCCGGCGTCCGCGTGCCAGGACTCCAGGCCCAGCAGCCTGGCGCCGAGGTCGTTCAGCTCGGCGGGGCCGTAACGCTCGGACTCGGGCCGGCGGGCGTCGCCGAGCAGCGTGGCGTTCCAGTCGGGGGTGGCGAGGGTGCGCCAGGAGCCGACGCGGGAGTCGCGCAGGGTCCGGTGGGTCTCCAGCGCGGGCATCATCGACAGGTACTGGACCGCGCGCACGCCGTCGCCGGAGACGTTGGGGGCGACGCCGTGGGCCAGCAGGCCGTTCCAGATGAGCAGGTCGCCGGCTTCCAGGTCGGGCCGTACGACGGGCATGTCCTCGCGGTCGATCGCGGGGCGGATCGGGTCGCGGTCGTCGGGCTGGAGGGCCTTCCAGCGGTCGAAGCGCCGAAACAGGTCGGGGCAGCACTGGAAGCCGCCGTGGTCCGGCTTGGTGTCGTTGAGGGCGATGATGCCCTGCACCCGCTGGGGCAGCACGCCGAGCGTGGTGTCGACGTCCCAGTGCAGCTCGATGTCGAAGCCGCGTTCGCGGTGCTCGATCAGGGCGCGGTCGCGGTTGCCGGTGTTGGGCGGGTTGAGGTTGAGCCGGTCCAGGGTGACCCACAGCTCCTCGCAGTCCCAGACGTCGACGAAGGCGTCGTAGACGCGCTGTGTCTGGCGGCTGTCCCAGATGAGCTGGTGGTGGTAGGCCTCGACGAAGCCGTAGATGTGCAGTTCCCGGTCGAGGTCGCTGCGGTACTCGCGATCCTGGTACCAGGTGTCGGGGCGGTCGGGGTCGAGGCCCTGGAACTCCCAGGCGAAGTCGAGCAGTCGACGGGCGGACGAGGCGGGTATCGCCTCCTTCACCACGACGTAGCCGTAGGTCTGCCAGTGGGCGAAGTCCTCCTCGGACAGCACCCGCAGCGGACGTGTCTTGCGCAGGTCGCGCAACTGCGTGCGGGCCAGGTAGGTGTCGGCGTCCGCGCTGAAGTAGGGGAGGTCCGACGGGGCTCGGTGGAGGTGGGAATCGGGCGTCGCCATGTGGTGCTCCAGATCCTCGCCGTCGCCCCGTGCGGGCAACGGCGGTGTGCGCGACGGAGGTCGGGCCGTCGCACATGAGGTCGGTGGGGGCAGCGGGGCCCGCTCGCACGCGTGGGCGGAGCGGGGTGACGAGGGCGTCTCGGTGGGACGGGGGTCTCCCTGGTCAGGGGATCGCCCGGTCCGCGTTCTCGTCCGGAATGGTCGTCTCGTCCGGGGTGGTCGTCACGGAAGCGGAAGTCGTCCGGCGTGGAACCGGGGCGTCACATGCGCCCCTCGCCGAACTTCCGTCTCACAATGGACTAGACCAAGGAAAGGTGTCAACACCCGCCCCGACAGGACCAGTTGTTACTTCCGGGTTCGACGGGACCCCTCTTGACACGCCTGGTTAACCTGAGTCCGCACCCACTTGGTCTACACCAAAGACCCGTTTCCGAGAGGCGCGGTCGACGGCTTCCGGCAGGCACGGCGGCGAGGCGCGCCGGCTCGGGCTGTCCGGTTCCACGGGAGGCTCCCGCACGGCGTCACCGCCCCGCCCCGGGAGCGGCTGCCGGGCACGACCGTGCGCACGGGTGGGCGGTGCGGAACTGGAGGAGGGGGCGGTCGCGTGGGAGACCTCCGCCCCCGAGCGGGCCGCGAAGGGCCGCCGGCGGTCGTCGCCCACGACGCGGCCCGGCAGGCACGGAGGGGCCGCCCCGGCTCCGGGACGGCCGCGGCGGAGGAGTTCACGAGCACGCCCGCGCGCCGAGCCGCGCGACCGGCGGGCGCAGGCACGTCCGGATCGGGCCGTTCACCGAGCAGCGCGGAGGCCGGGCGCCGGGCGCCTTTGTGGCGTGCGCGCACCCGGCCAGGGCGTGGGAAGGCCCGGTGGTCCGCGCGTGCGGGCTCGTCAGCGCGCGGTCTGCGTGTGCACGTACTCCACGAGGCGGGTCAGGGCGTCCGGGTCGGTGGCGGGCAGGACGCCGTGGCCGAGATTGAAGACGTGTCCCTCCAGGCCGGCCGCCGCGTCCAGGATCTCGCGGGTCTTGGTCTCGACCGCCTGCGGGGTGGAGAAGAGGAGGGCGGGATCCAGGTTGCCCTGGAGCGCCTTGCCGGGGCCGACGCGGCGGGCGGCCTCGTCCATCGGGACGCGCCAGTCGACGCCGACGACGTCCGCGCCGGCCTCGCCCATGAGGCCGAGGAGTTCGCCGGTGCCGACGCCGAAGTGGATGCGCGGCACGCCGTATCCGGCGACGGCCTCGAAGACCTTGCTCGAGGCGGGCATCACCGAGCGACGGTAATCCGCGGGAGACAGCGCGCCGACCCAGGAGTCGAAGAGCTGGACGGCGCCGGCGCCCGCCTCGATCTGCACCTTGAGGAAGGCGGCCGTGATGTCGGCGAGCCGGTCCAGGAGGTCGGCCCACAGCCGCGGGTCGCCGTACATGAGGGCCTTGGTGTTCTCGTGGTTGCGGGACGGGCCGCCCTCCACGAGGTAGCTCGCGAGGGTGAACGGCGCCCCGGCGAAGCCGATCAGCGGGGTGGCGCCGAGCTCGGCGGTGAGCAGGCCGAAGGCCTCGGTGACGTAGGAGACGTCCTCCGGGGTGAGGTCGCGCAACCGGGCCAGGTCCGCGCGGGTGCGGATCGGGTTCTCGACGACCGGGCCGACACCCGGCTTGATGTCGAGGTCGATGCCGATGGCCTTGAGCGGGACGACGATGTCGCTGAAGTAGATCGCCGCGTCCACGCCGTGCCGGCGCACCGGCTGGAGGGTGATCTCGGTGACCAGTTCCGGCCGCATGCAGGACTCGAGCATCGGGATGCCCTCGCGCACCTTGCGGTACTCCGGCAGTGAGCGCCCGGCCTGCCGCATGAACCACACGGGGGTGTGCGGCACCGGCTCACGCCTGCACGCCTTGAGGAACGCGGAGTCGTACGTGGCGGTCGGCTGCTTGCCCGCGGGGCTCTGGTTGGCACTCACACCGGCAAGTCTCGCATGTCGCCGTCACGGCGCCCGACCTCGGGTGGGGCGCCTCCCGCGCGCCCCGCGGACCCGCGTGATCCGGACATCGCGCCCGCACGCGGGTGTCCCTCCCTGCGCCGAGGCGCCGTTCCGCTTAATCTTCCCCGCATGGCTGCGGCTCAGGGACGACTGTCGGACGGCGCTGGCGGAATGGACGAACCGAAAGGTACCGAAGAGGAGGCCCGGCATGGGGAGAGTACGGCGCCGCCGGCCTTCGCGGCCGCCGTCGAGGCGCTCCGGGCCGCGCGGCTGCGGCCGCAGGTCGAGGTGGAGGCGACACGCGCACCCCAGCGGCTCGCCCCGTACGCGTACGCGCTGGAGGCCGCGGTCGTCGACGGGGACGACGATCTGGCGGACGGGCGTCTGGTGCTGCTGCACGACCCGGCCGGGCACGACGCCTGGCGGGGCACCTTCCGGCTGGTGACGCTGGTGCGGGCCGAGCTGGAGCCGGAGATGGCCGCGGATCCGCTGCTGCCGGACGTGTGCTGGTCCTGGCTCACCGGCGCGCTCCAGGCGCGCGGGCTGACGTACGGGGAGGCCAGCGGCACGGTCACGCGGGCCGGCTCCCACTACTTCGGCGGGCTCTCGGCGCGCCCGCCCGCCTCGCAGATCGAGATCCGGGCGTCCTGGACGCCGCGCGAGGGGCTGGGCGGCGTCCCGGACACCGCGGCGCACCTCGCCTCCTGGTGCGACCTGCTGGCCCAGGTCGCCGGGCTGCCACCGGCCGCGCCGGGCGACGCGTCGATCGTGTCGCTGCCGCAGCGGCGCGGCCCGCAGTCGCGCTAGGCCGCCCCTCTCTCCGCCCTCCCGCACCCGGGCTCCGTGCGGCCCAGGAAACGTTCCGTCACTTTGTCGACACGGCCACTTTCGGCCCCGTATCGACAAAGTGTGAAACCGTTCGATCTTCGAATGATCGACCGCGTGTCCGAATTGCTCGGATTGTTACTCACCAGATCGTGATCATTCTCTAAAGGCGGACGGGTTCGGTGCCGAAGACGACTGTGACCTTGAAAGCACGGTTCGTCCCGGCTTCACCCCCATGAGCCGGCCCCGTCCCGCACCCCAGGAGGCCTGGTGTCCGTTCTCCTCGAGCAGCCTGCAAGCCTGGTCGCCTACCGCCCGAACAAGCCGACCGCCATGGTGGTCGTGGCCGACCCGCGCGTTCGTTCCACCGTCACCCGCCATCTGTGGGCGCTCGGTGTGCGCGATGTCATCGAGGCCTCGTCCGTCGCGGAGGCTCGTCCCCGCATCGGCAACCCCCGCGACATCTGTGTCGCAGACGTCCATCTCCCCGACGGCTCCGGTCTGACCCTGCTGTCGGAGACCCGCGCCGCGGGCTGGCCCAACGGCCTCGCCCTGTCCGCCGCCGACGACATCGGCGCCGTACGCAACGCCCTCGCCGGCGGTGTGAAGGGCTATGTCGTCACCGGCACCCGTACCAACGTCGGGCTCCCCACCCGGCCGGGTGCCGCCCCCATCGGCGCCGCCGCCGCCCGCCTGCACCGCCGCCCCCCGGGCGCCCCGAGCCACCCGGGCGGCTACCGCGAGCTCTCCGGCCGCGAGGTGGAGGTGCTTCGACTGGTCGCGGAGGGCCAGTCGAACAAGGCGATCGGCGTCTCGATGGGCCTGTCCGCCCTGACCGTCAAGAGCCACCTGGCCCGCATCGCCCGCAAGCTCGGCACCGGCGACCGCGCCGGAATGGTCGCCGTGGCCCTGCGCACCGGCATCATCCACTGACCGCTCCCGAACCCGACCCGATCCCCGCCTCCCCTCCCCTGCCTCCCTCCCCTCCCCTCCCCCACAGCCGATCTTTCACTGACCTGACTGGTTTACGACCCCCCGGCGCCCGCCGACGGAACGTTCCGTCGGCGGGCGCCGTCGATCCACCGATACCCTTGACACGTGACCGACGCCCACGAAACCGCAGCAGACCGCCCACTGCGAACCACCGGAGGCGCCCCTCCGGACGACGCCGGATCTTCTGCGAGTCAGGCGCCGACCCCCTTGCTCGAACCACGGGAGGGCGTTCCGCCGGTGATCGCCGACGCGGCCGCCCTCGCCGAGGTGACCGCCGCCTTCGCCGCGGGCAGCGGCCCCGTCGCCGTCGACGCCGAGCGCGCCTCCGGTTACCGCTACGGCCAGCGCGCCTATCTGGTGCAGTTGCGCCGCGAGGGCGCCGGGACCGCGCTGATCGACCCGGTGGCCTGCCCCGACCTGTCCGGGCTGGGCGCGGCGCTCTCCGACGTGGAGTGGGTGCTGCACGCGGCCACCCAGGACCTGCCGTGCCTGCGCGAGATAGGGATGGTGCCCACCCGGATCTTCGACACCGAGCTGGCCGGCCGGCTCGCCGGGTTCCCGAGGGTCGGCCTCGGCGCGATGGTCGAGAACGTACTGGGCTTCGTCCTGGAGAAGGGCCACTCGGCCGTCGACTGGTCCACCCGCCCGCTGCCCGAACCGTGGCTGCGCTACGCCGCGCTCGACGTCGAACTCCTCGTCGACCTGCGCGACGCGCTGGAGAAGGAGCTGGACCGGCAGGGCAAGCTCGAGTGGGCCCGGCAGGAGTTCGACGCGATCGCCTCGGCCCCGCCGCCCGAGCCGCGCAAGGACCCGTGGCGCCGTACGTCCGGCATGCACAAGGTGCGCCGGCGCCGCCAGCTCGCCGTGGTGCGGGAGCTGTGGCAGACCCGGGACCGCATCGCGCAGCGCCGCGACGTCTCTCCCGGCAAGGTGCTCGGGGACGCGGCCATCGTCGAGGCGGCGCTCGCCCTCCCGGTCAACGCGCACGCGCTGGCCGCGCTGAACGGGTTCGGACGGGTCAACCGCCGGCAGCTCGAGCAGTGGCAGGTGGCGGTCGACCGGGCCAGGGGCCTGTCCGAGTCGCAACTGCCGCAGCCCGGCCAGCCGGTGACCGGTCCCCCGCCGCCGCGGGCGTGGGCCGACAAGGACCCGGCCGCCGCGGCCCGGCTCACCGCCGCGCGGGCGGCGGTGACGACGCTGGCGGAGCGGCTGAACATGCCCCAGGAGAACCTGATCACCCCGGACACCGTGCGCCGGGTCTGCTGGGAGCCGCCGGCGACGGTCGACACGGAGTCCGTGGCCGCGGCCCTCGCCGGCCACGGGGCCCGGCCCTGGCAGGTGGAGCAGGTGACGCCCGCACTGGTGACGGCTCTGTCCCAGAGCGTGTCGTAGAAGGGGCGGGCGGCGGGATCCAGCCAAGATCCAGGGATGGAGCGGCGACCCGGCGGTGTGACGTTCGCCGCTTGGGCCGGGGGGACTGGGCAGCTACGTTACTCATAAGTAGCATGGGCCTGAGCGCGCGCTCAGTACCTGCGTGCCGCAGCAGTGCCATCCCGCACCCTGGAGGAGAGCCATCGTGCCTCGTACCGTCAGGGACGTCGTCTTCGTAGACGGCGTCCGCACCCCGTTCGGCAAGGCGGGCCCGAAGGGCATCTACCACGAGACCCGCGCCGACGACCTGGTCGTGAAGGCGATCCGGGAGCTGCTGCGCCGCAACCCCGGTCTCGACCCCAAGAAGATCGACGAGGTCGCCGTCGCCGCGACCACGCAGATCGGCGACCAGGGCCTGACCATCGGCCGCACCGCCGGCATCCTGGCGGGCCTGCCCACCTCGGTCCCGGGCTACTCGATCGACCGCATGTGCGCGGGCGCCCTGACCGCCGTCACCTCGGTGGCCGGCTCCGTCGCCTTCGGCGCGTACGACGTGGCCGTCGCGGGCGGTGTCGAGCACATGGGCCGCCACCCGATGGGCGAGGGCGTGGACCCGAACCCGCGCTTCGTCAGCGAGAAGCTGGTCGACGAGTCCGCCCTGTTCATGGGGATGACCGCGGAGAACCTGCACGACCGCTACCCGAGCATCACCAAGCGGCGCGCCGACGAGTACGCCGTGCGCTCGCAGGAGAAGGCCGCCAAGGCGTACGCCGACGGCAAGATCCAGGCCGACCTGGTGCCGGTCTCGGTGCGCCGCACCAACGAGGAGGCGGGTGAGACCGGCTGGGGTCTGGTCACCGCCGACGAGCCGATGCGTCCGGGCACCACGCTGGAGAACCTGGCGGGCCTGAAGACGCCGTTCCGCGTGCACGGCCGGGTCACCGCGGGCAACGCGGCCGGTCTGAACGACGGCGCGACCGCCTCCCTCATCGCGAGCGAGGACTTCGCCCGAGAGAACGACCTGCCGGTCAAGATGCGCCTCGTCTCGTACTCCTTCGCGGGTGTCGAGCCGGAGGTCATGGGCTACGGCCCGATCCCGGCGACGGAGAAGGCCCTGGCCCAGGCCGGGCTGTCCATCGACGACATCGGCCTGTTCGAGATCAACGAGGCCTTCGCCGTCCAGGTCCTCGCCTTCCTGGAGCACTACGGCATCGCCGACGACGACGCGCGCGTCAACCAGTACGGCGGCGCCATCGCCTTCGGCCACCCGCTCGCCTCGTCGGGCGTCCGCCTGATGACGCAACTGGCCCGCCAGTTCGAGGAGCAGCCGCACGTCCGCTACGGCCTGACCACCATGTGCGTCGGCTTCGGCATGGGCGCGACGGTCGTCTGGGAGAACCCGCACTTCGAGGGGGACAAGTGAGCACCACCGCAGAGCTTCTGAAGGGTGCGGCCGAGCTGTTCCCCGGCGAGGTCGTCACGCAGGCGCACGTGCGCCACTTCGACCTTCCCCTGGGCGCGGGCCGCTTCGCCCTGATCACCCTGGACAACGGGCACGACCACACCAAGCCGACCACGCTCGGCCCGCAGTCGCTGGCGAACATCGACGCCGCCATCGACCGGGTCCAGAAGGAGGCCGCGGACGGCGAGATCGTCGGCGTCGGCGTCACCGGCAAGCCGTTCATCTTCGCGGTCGGCGCCGACCTCAAGGGCGTCGAGCTGCTCAAGCGCCACGAGGACGCGCTCGCCATCGGCAAGGGCGGCCACGACGTCTTCAAGCGGCTGTCGCAACTGGCCGTGCCGACCTTCGCGTACTACAACGGTGCCGCGATGGGCGGCGGCGTGGAGATCGGCCTGCACTGCGCGTACCGCACGGTGTCGGCGGCCCTTCCCGCCTTCTCCCTCCCCGAGGTCTTCCTCGGCCTCGTCCCCGGCTGGGGCGGCTGCACGCTGCTGCCGAACCTGATCGGCGCCGACAAGGCCGTCTCGGTCATCATCGAGAACAGCCTCAACCAGAACAAGCAGCTCAAGGGCGAGCAGGTCTACGAGCTCGGCATCGCGGACGCGATCTTCGAGGGCGCCGACTTCCTGGAGCAGTCGCTGATCTGGACGGCGTCCGTCCTCAAGGGCGAGATCGCCGTCGAGCGTCCGGCGATCGACCGCGGCGAGGCCTGGGACCAGGCCGTCGCCAAGGGCCGCTTCGTCGCCGACTCCAAGGTGCACGGCGCCGCCCCGGCCGCCTACCGCGCCCTGGACATCATCGCCGCCGCCAAGAACGGCGACCTCCAGCAGGGCTACGACGCCGAGGACCAGGCCCTCGCCGACCTCATCATGGGCGGCGAACTGCGCTCCGGCATCTACGCCTTCAACCTGGTGCAGAAGCGCGGCAAGCGTCCCGCGGGCGCCCCGGACAAGTCGCTGGCCCGCCCGGTCACCAAGGTGGGCGTGGTCGGCGCCGGCCTGATGGCCTCCCAGCTCGCGCTGCTCTTCCTGCGCCGCCTGGAGGTCCCGGTCGTCCTGACCGACATCGACCAGGAGCGCGTCGACAAGGGCGTGGGCTACGTCCACGCCGAGATCGACAAGCTGCTCGGCAAGGGCCGCGTCAACCAGGACAAGGCCAACCGCCTCAAGGCACTGGTGACCGGCGTCCTGGACAAGGCCGAGGGCTTCGCGGACGCCGACTTCATCATCGAAGCGGTCTTCGAGGAGATGGGCGTCAAGCAGAAGGTGTTCGCGGAGGTCGAGGCGGTCGCCCCGGCGCACGCGATCCTCGCCACCAACACCTCCTCGCTGTCCGTCTCGGAGATGGCGTCGAAGCTGAAGCACCCCGAGCGGGTCGTCGGCTTCCACTTCTTCAACCCGGTCGCGATCCTCCCGCTCCTGGAGATCGTCCGCGGCGAGCGGACCGACGACGCCTCGCTGGCCACGGCGTTCGGCGTGGCCAAGAAGCTGAAGAAGACCGCGGTGCTGGTCAAGGACGCCCCGGCGTTCGTGGTCAACCGCATCCTGACCCGCTTCATGGGCGAGATCCAGAACGTCATCGACGAGGGCACCCCGGTCGAGGTCGCGGAGAAGGCGGTGGAGCCGCTCGGCCTGCCGATGTCCCCGCTGGTCCTCCTCGAACTGGTCGGCCCGGCGATCGGCCTGCACGTCTCGGAGACCCTCAACCGGGCCTTCCCGGAGCGCTTCACGGTCTCCCCGAACCTCAAGGCGGTCGTCGAGGCGGGCAAGCGCGGCTTCTACGTCTACGACAGCGGCAAGCC
Coding sequences within it:
- the hemE gene encoding uroporphyrinogen decarboxylase — protein: MSANQSPAGKQPTATYDSAFLKACRREPVPHTPVWFMRQAGRSLPEYRKVREGIPMLESCMRPELVTEITLQPVRRHGVDAAIYFSDIVVPLKAIGIDLDIKPGVGPVVENPIRTRADLARLRDLTPEDVSYVTEAFGLLTAELGATPLIGFAGAPFTLASYLVEGGPSRNHENTKALMYGDPRLWADLLDRLADITAAFLKVQIEAGAGAVQLFDSWVGALSPADYRRSVMPASSKVFEAVAGYGVPRIHFGVGTGELLGLMGEAGADVVGVDWRVPMDEAARRVGPGKALQGNLDPALLFSTPQAVETKTREILDAAAGLEGHVFNLGHGVLPATDPDALTRLVEYVHTQTAR
- a CDS encoding DUF3000 domain-containing protein yields the protein MDEPKGTEEEARHGESTAPPAFAAAVEALRAARLRPQVEVEATRAPQRLAPYAYALEAAVVDGDDDLADGRLVLLHDPAGHDAWRGTFRLVTLVRAELEPEMAADPLLPDVCWSWLTGALQARGLTYGEASGTVTRAGSHYFGGLSARPPASQIEIRASWTPREGLGGVPDTAAHLASWCDLLAQVAGLPPAAPGDASIVSLPQRRGPQSR
- a CDS encoding response regulator transcription factor, yielding MSVLLEQPASLVAYRPNKPTAMVVVADPRVRSTVTRHLWALGVRDVIEASSVAEARPRIGNPRDICVADVHLPDGSGLTLLSETRAAGWPNGLALSAADDIGAVRNALAGGVKGYVVTGTRTNVGLPTRPGAAPIGAAAARLHRRPPGAPSHPGGYRELSGREVEVLRLVAEGQSNKAIGVSMGLSALTVKSHLARIARKLGTGDRAGMVAVALRTGIIH
- a CDS encoding phytanoyl-CoA dioxygenase family protein, with the translated sequence MATPDSHLHRAPSDLPYFSADADTYLARTQLRDLRKTRPLRVLSEEDFAHWQTYGYVVVKEAIPASSARRLLDFAWEFQGLDPDRPDTWYQDREYRSDLDRELHIYGFVEAYHHQLIWDSRQTQRVYDAFVDVWDCEELWVTLDRLNLNPPNTGNRDRALIEHRERGFDIELHWDVDTTLGVLPQRVQGIIALNDTKPDHGGFQCCPDLFRRFDRWKALQPDDRDPIRPAIDREDMPVVRPDLEAGDLLIWNGLLAHGVAPNVSGDGVRAVQYLSMMPALETHRTLRDSRVGSWRTLATPDWNATLLGDARRPESERYGPAELNDLGARLLGLESWHADAGDGAGTDRSEATDEATGEAACAASA
- a CDS encoding thiolase family protein, translated to MPRTVRDVVFVDGVRTPFGKAGPKGIYHETRADDLVVKAIRELLRRNPGLDPKKIDEVAVAATTQIGDQGLTIGRTAGILAGLPTSVPGYSIDRMCAGALTAVTSVAGSVAFGAYDVAVAGGVEHMGRHPMGEGVDPNPRFVSEKLVDESALFMGMTAENLHDRYPSITKRRADEYAVRSQEKAAKAYADGKIQADLVPVSVRRTNEEAGETGWGLVTADEPMRPGTTLENLAGLKTPFRVHGRVTAGNAAGLNDGATASLIASEDFARENDLPVKMRLVSYSFAGVEPEVMGYGPIPATEKALAQAGLSIDDIGLFEINEAFAVQVLAFLEHYGIADDDARVNQYGGAIAFGHPLASSGVRLMTQLARQFEEQPHVRYGLTTMCVGFGMGATVVWENPHFEGDK
- a CDS encoding DUF6271 family protein; the encoded protein is MRSICLTLPTNRPCPDTIAALGAEAAYAADHFGVEVHLLVLDSCPPPVHAAHAEAVRRLPAHPRITAHHLDEAAQRDFLARVTAHSGSAKPDLLLDLMLPDGLSYGACTDRAFLIAAALGCESVHRRDSDSRYQSLDGATVFPVHHELLSLGRRAADALPDVTESALPVSLLDRPVAMVGSSFVGELSVDVGRIRDADPGAYHDVVSLWAPEHWSAERKRELVEESFRGAGTAPFEADHSLLALVDPMRVDMCNIAFHGDTVSERVPLPPARDTIGSDYFLIHLVHDARLPGVLHNRNIVNYHTGERRTGRGFLAYQMRFAKFLLSMLHFHFVYDRMAEAGDTLLDGHGRARPLAVAALARESTGLDLAENARRLDALDTAYRRLGGPYADVAGLLAGRRERLLDEARDDMADFALLTEAWEGLVAAARTTPLVLTPGRPQ
- a CDS encoding ribonuclease D, which gives rise to MTDAHETAADRPLRTTGGAPPDDAGSSASQAPTPLLEPREGVPPVIADAAALAEVTAAFAAGSGPVAVDAERASGYRYGQRAYLVQLRREGAGTALIDPVACPDLSGLGAALSDVEWVLHAATQDLPCLREIGMVPTRIFDTELAGRLAGFPRVGLGAMVENVLGFVLEKGHSAVDWSTRPLPEPWLRYAALDVELLVDLRDALEKELDRQGKLEWARQEFDAIASAPPPEPRKDPWRRTSGMHKVRRRRQLAVVRELWQTRDRIAQRRDVSPGKVLGDAAIVEAALALPVNAHALAALNGFGRVNRRQLEQWQVAVDRARGLSESQLPQPGQPVTGPPPPRAWADKDPAAAARLTAARAAVTTLAERLNMPQENLITPDTVRRVCWEPPATVDTESVAAALAGHGARPWQVEQVTPALVTALSQSVS
- a CDS encoding type III PLP-dependent enzyme, producing the protein MTEDVSAPLAAALAATTEDRLVYDLAGIERRYDTLRRELPGVRVRFAMKACPVDEVLTALARRGAGVDAASPGEVAQALRAGVPAGRVHYGNTVKSDRNIADAHRLGIRTFATDSPQDVAALAVHAPGARVFCRVATGGTGAVWGLSHKFGCPPGDAVHVMERAREAGLVPAGLSVHVGSQQMTGEAWHAALEDLGGTLRALGRRGIRVDHVNLGGGLPALGYRDRHGTPLDPPLDKIFAVIREGAAELRRIHGAPLDFVIEPGRHLVADHGAIRAHVARLTERRGADGEPRYWLYLSCGKFNGLYEMDALQYRLVFPGHTDGPRVPAVVAGPTCDSDDAYCHEEALVPVPAALASGDPVWVLSSGAYATSYTTLGFNGFAPLPYAWAGRPEGDAADG